TTCACTTTTAGAGTCTACAAGAACAACAGGCGTAATAATTGCCTCCTTAAGGCTCTTTCCAAACCAAAGGTGGTTCATGAGCGCCttggagagaaaaaataaatctatgagATGAGAAAGTGATGATTACAGGATAAATTAGGGTGAAGAATCTTGTTGCTATGATGCAAgctttaacagcaaagaccagCATCAGTCCacatcaatttattttatttaatatgtaaTGGCACTTTTGTGTGTTTACCATGCATACATACCGAGGCCACAGCCGGTGGAATCGTTTCAGAACCAGACCCTCCAATCACCAGCGTCTTCGATGGAGACTTCAGCACAGAAGGGGCCATATTGGAGGGAGGCCGCTCCCCTGAGAAATACAACAAAGACCTTGAATGACAAAACTAGAAAACAGAAATCAGTCTGTACACACATATCTGTGCATAAATCATTTACACAAATGTTTCATACACGAATCAGTTACTGTATTTTCATGCAGTATTTTCATACCTGGATTGCGGGGGCAGTGGAGCCAATCCtagctaccatagggcgagaggcagggtaaaCCGAGGTCAGGTCGCTAGCCGGATGCAgcgctaacacagagagacactcaACCAttcgcattcacacctatgggcaatttagattcacCAATTAGCCTAACcctactaactgcatgtctttggactgtgggaggatgctgcagtacccagagagaactcacacaaacatggggagaacatgcaagctccccacaggaggtGGGATCaaactcagggccttcttgctaTAAGGCAACATCgcgccaccgtgctgccctatctatatacagtataaatgaatataaatatcCATATACCGTCAAATCACAATGGTACATTTATATCATAAGGTTAACCCACTTCAGTAGAGAGAAACCCCCAACAATAAGAAGAGCCCCTttatgagcaagtacttggtgacagtgtgaaggaaaaactcacttttaacagcaagaaacctccaacagcaCCAGGCTCACAGAGGGGCagtcatctgctgtgaccagctGAAGAGTGAggtgaggaagacaggacagatTTAGAGAGCTCGTGTAATTTGTGTTTATAGAAGTTCACTCAGAGCTCAACTGTGCCTGTTCTTGAACATTCAAAACATTTTAGCAGGCTATGGtattaaacagaaaatgcaatttTAGTCCAAATTCACATGATGTGTTTCAGTTTGGCAGTTTTGTTGATTGTTTTCATCAATTGTCAGATGACAAGGTGTCACAATGAATTATGAAATGCCATTTTCTCCTCTCATTTCCTCAATGGTGCTTTTGTTTGGTACTCTTAGATTAATAATTCATGGTGTGCAGTTTcctgaggtgttgttgtttttctttcaaatttctTATATTTACCCCCCAACATGctaacatgtgcaaacatgcatATTTATAAAGTATATGTTATAttaaccagcggtccccaacccccgggccttggaccggtccgtgagtcgtttggtaccgggccgcgagagttgaggctcaggtgtgaaatgtatagttttcagggtttttatcggttttcagcgttattttgttattgtttttaccgttaactcggttttcctgggtcttttcacgtgtgttatgaataaatcttctttttttcggtaccggtactggttttattttgttgtatttatccgcgacaccttaaaggccggtccgtgaaaatattgtcgggcataaaccggttcgtggcgcaaaaaaggttggagactgcTGATATTAACCATGCTAAACAcgttagttgaagtaaagatgaagatgaagtaCAACTGCGAATTAGCACTATACAAATCAGAACTGAGGTCCAGAATATTtgttaataaatattaaattcagAAGGAATCCTGCTGATCCCTTACCATGAAAGATGTTATGAGCTCGACCACAAAAGTCATTTAGATGGTTGTTGAGGATGATTCCAGTGCTTGAAGAGAGGACGTTGGACCCAAATCTGTAAAGAGTAAACATTAAATGAACTAGGTCTAAACCCTGTGACACTGTTGTGGAAAAGTCAGCTGGTTTCTAGCAGTGAAACAGAATGATGCAGGTACTGACTCGTCGTTGATGCTGCTGGTGACAGACACAGCAGATCCATCTTCAGCCAGCACAGATACATGTGTGGTGCCGATGCTGTCCAGATATGAGTTTTTGCCGTAATACTGGGGATCGTGAGTCTTGTCGCTGCTGATCAAGCTTCGTTTGCTGTCTGCAAAGCTATCCTGTGTCAGTTTCTTTGCCATCTGTGTGAAATACAGAGAATTAAGACCCATAATTAAATATGCACATTACAGAAAATACATTGCTGTCAAGAAATTTATAAAATTGGAGCCAAATGTTAACAGAATTTTGATCATTGATCCATCACTGACGCTGCTGGTGACAGACATAGCAGAAGCATCTTCAACCAGCGACTTGCAAAGTCACAATCTCAACCCAACAAATTAACCTAAAGTCCAACTGTGCAAAACTCAGAGATATTACAAAAAACTTCAGACCTCAACTCATTATCAGTGTGCATAAACTGACTGTGGTGGGGTGTAGTTTGTGGATGAGCTGCAGGCGGGGTGGAGCACAGGGTTCAGGCAGAGCAGAGGCTGATGTGGTATTGTTACTTTTAATTGTTTAGTCACTTAAATAGAATAATTCTTTATGCAACAAAGCAGGTGCAAATCTGTAGGATTTTGAGATACTTACTTCATCTGAGCTGAAGTTTGGATCACTGATATTTGTCTTTAATTCATTGGCAAATTTTAAAGCTTCAATATAACGGTGATAAAACAAAATCTTTTCATCAGTCGTCTTAGGTTCTGATTCCATTTTGTatcctaaaaatataaaaaattgtttgttttggatTGAAAACATCAATTCTTAGTGTATCACATTTGTAAAGATTGATAAGGATCATCTCTACATGCTAGAAGCAACAATCAGGAACCTTTCATGATGTTGAGGATGAGGCTGAGGATGGCTCCTCCTGAAGGAGGCGGAGGGAAGTACATCCAGTAATCTCCCAGAGAAATATTCCACGCATCAGTCACATTAGCTTGATACGATGCCAAGTCCTCCAGTGTGAGTGTTCCTCCTgagcaaaaacattaaaacaaatgattttGTTGAGCAAAAATGAACACAACGCATTTCATAATCAAGACTTTGAATGGATCCAGACAGATCAGAGTGTAGCACACAGTGATCATGGTAGATTTTTACAGAACGAATCGATTTGTTAATTTGTAATTAGATCATTGTGCCTGGCAAACAGAAAATGTTCAGAAAAGAGAGCAGGATGAATCCCGTCTGATAATACCTGCTTTCTGTATGTCACTGATTAAATTCTTTGCTATTGTTCCGTTGTAAAACACATCTGGTCCCTCGTTTGCGATCGTCTCCAAAGTGTCAGCCAGTTTCTCAAATTTCACAGTATCCCCGGTCTTAAGCAGGTTCCCATTTTTATCTAAATATAACTCCCTAAAAGACAAAGacagtgaaataataataataatgattgcatttatatagcgcttttcggggccctcaaagcgctttacaacaccactattcattcactctcacattcacacactggtggaggcagctacattgtagccacagccgccctggggcagactgacagaggcgaggctgccggacactggcgccatcggcccctctggccaacaccagtaggcgacgggtgaagtgtcttacccaaggacacaacgaccgagactgtccgagctggggctcaaaccggcaaccttctggttacaagacgaactgccaactctttgagtcACGATCGCCTAAAacattcatttgtatttttgaaaTCACATTGTGGGTGTATTTCATACCGTAGTGACGTGTTACCAATGCGTGGGATGTGTTGACCTTGGTAGTAAGGAATAGGGAATCCTTCTCTGGCTAATTTGATGGTCGGCTGAAAGAGGTCGGCCCACGGCAACTTCCCATAAAGCCGGTGTGCCGCTTCATAACCTCGAATTTCCCCAGGAACCCCAATCCATCTGCTACCTGGTTAGATAGATAATGGGTAGTCAGTGCTGGAAAGTCCCACATACATTTGCTCGTGTTTTGAGTAAACTGTAAGGTCCTGACCTTTAATGATCTGAGATGATGTCTGTTATAATTTGGTGCTTTGTAAATACTCTATTCTATTCTGCTCCATTTCAGAGGGAAacactgtaatttttaaatatgtgtgtgtttgtaactgATTATGTTAGAGATAACATTTTGCATCTTACAgttattttaagtttatttcactacatttacatatttacactATTTCTGGCTTAAAGAAGCATTTAGCATCTTATACTTACTTTTCTTACTGTTTATGCAGCCTGTGTGCAGGAGTGTAGCACAGAACTCTGGGCCATATAAATAAATGGTGTCTGGAGCCCCCTTTCTTTTCTTGATCCATTTACCTCACACatattttaatttctattttctttatttatttattttatgtccgCCACAAGTGAACTGCTATAATAAATACTCCTCGTATTGCTGTCCATCCCATAGGTCAAAGTCAACACACTATAGACAATCAGGAAGTAATGCAGGAAGGTCTTTTGTACTCTGCTGACAGCAACATAAGGGACAGGGACATGTGCATCCACAGCAGCCTGTGTCTCTGGCCTCACAAGATCTCACAAGATTTCCAGCTTAACCTCCATAGACAGATAATCTGCCACAGAACGAGTGAAGATTAGCCAAATTAGAAACAATGACTGATAAAGATGGACTTGTGAGGAAAGTTAAGATTTGTCCTGGGGACCAGAAAATGGGAAAGATGGACAGCATCCTGGCAAGCTGTCTACACAAATCAGAAAGTTCCCCAACCAGAAGTCCTGGATCAACGGTCAGGTACGACACATGCTGCGTACTCGCTCTCTTGCATTCAGATCAGGCAATGAGATGGAGTACAAAGCTGTGAAGTACACACTGAGGAAAGCCATTACAGCAGCTAAGAGGCAGTACTTCTATTCTTCTGCTGACCCCAGGCGGATGTGGCAAGGCACATCACAGAATATAGGGCCACCACCAACACCATCAGCTCCACAGGTGGTCTGCTGGAGGATCTCAACCCGCTTTACACCTGCTTTGAGACCCCCCAGACCTCCCAGATCCTCCACACCTCCCATATCTCCCAGAACCTCTAGACCTCCAAGACCTTCCAGAACCCCCAGATTACCCGACCCTCTCCCCCGCCAGCGGTCTCAATAGACCAAGTGCACAAGGTCCTGAGGAAGATCAACCACCGcaaggcagcaggaccagacaaCATCCCTGGACGGGCCCTTAGAGCATGTGCTAACGAGCTGGCTGATGTTCTCACCTCCATCTTTAACCTTTCCCTCAGTCGGAGCATAGTTCCCACATGCTTCAAGACCACAACTATCATCCATCTCCCCAAGAAAAGCCCAGCCACCTgcctaaatgactacagaccagTTGCACTCACTCCAATCATTGCAAAGTGTTTTGAGAGAGTGGTGCTGGCCtacattaaatggtaaatgacctgtatttgtatagcgcttttctagtccctaaggaccccaaagcgctttacacaaccagtcatccacacattcacacactggtgatggcagctacattgtagccacagccaccctggggcgcactgacagaggcgaggctgccggacactggcgccaccgggccctctgaccaccaccagtagggtgaagtgtcttgcccaaggacacat
This genomic stretch from Astatotilapia calliptera chromosome 12, fAstCal1.2, whole genome shotgun sequence harbors:
- the LOC113034227 gene encoding glutathione hydrolase 5 proenzyme-like isoform X2, which translates into the protein MPESTEHVEEANTSPMCPPNEDIEDEDVVGANTTPMCPPNEDIKDEDVESAKTRAKRKRLAKVLRVLVAVGLFVVGLIVGALVAGLLADYYGYWKGRSECKDTSANCPFSKAAVAADSWNCSEIGRNILQKGGSAVDAAIAALLCTSIINPQCAGIGGGVIFTVMDSSGKVKIINSRETVPRNVNSDLLKLCRKTTEWTMEWLEGSRWIGVPGEIRGYEAAHRLYGKLPWADLFQPTIKLAREGFPIPYYQGQHIPRIGNTSLRELYLDKNGNLLKTGDTVKFEKLADTLETIANEGPDVFYNGTIAKNLISDIQKAGGTLTLEDLASYQANVTDAWNISLGDYWMYFPPPPSGGAILSLILNIMKGYKMESEPKTTDEKILFYHRYIEALKFANELKTNISDPNFSSDEMAKKLTQDSFADSKRSLISSDKTHDPQYYGKNSYLDSIGTTHVSVLAEDGSAVSVTSSINDEFGSNVLSSSTGIILNNHLNDFCGRAHNIFHGERPPSNMAPSVLKSPSKTLVIGGSGSETIPPAVASALMNHLWFGKSLKEAIITPVVLVDSKSEVKPEPKLEKDVVDGLEALGHKVAKFYNTVNAVEKAGNCISAWSDKRKNGEAAGY
- the LOC113034227 gene encoding glutathione hydrolase 5 proenzyme-like isoform X1, whose amino-acid sequence is MPESTEHVEEANTSPMCPPNEDIEDEDVVGANTTPMCPPNEDIKDEDVESAKTRAKRKRLAKVLRVLVAVGLFVVGLIVGALVAGLLADYYGYWKGRSECKDTSANCPFSKAAVAADSWNCSEIGRNILQKGGSAVDAAIAALLCTSIINPQCAGIGGGVIFTVMDSSGKVKIINSRETVPRNVNSDLLKLCRKTTEWTMEWLEGSRWIGVPGEIRGYEAAHRLYGKLPWADLFQPTIKLAREGFPIPYYQGQHIPRIGNTSLRELYLDKNGNLLKTGDTVKFEKLADTLETIANEGPDVFYNGTIAKNLISDIQKAGGTLTLEDLASYQANVTDAWNISLGDYWMYFPPPPSGGAILSLILNIMKGYKMESEPKTTDEKILFYHRYIEALKFANELKTNISDPNFSSDEMAKKLTQDSFADSKRSLISSDKTHDPQYYGKNSYLDSIGTTHVSVLAEDGSAVSVTSSINDEFGSNVLSSSTGIILNNHLNDFCGRAHNIFHAGHSR